TACATAGCCTGGCTCCTCAAGGCCACGAAAGGCTATGGTGTGAAGGTTGTCAACCCCGGCGGCACTGCTGCCTGGGGCTGGGGACTTAACTGTGTCAGCCTTGACGACCCGGTCCCGTATTTCGAGGTTACCCCCCGGGAGATCATCAAGGGACTTCTCGAGGCAAACGAGTACCTCGGCCTCCCTCACTCGATGCACATGCACCAGAACGATCTCGGCAACCCCGGCAACTACAAGGGAACCATCGAATCCTTAAAAATTTCAGAAGGTGTCAAGCCGAAGAACAAGTTCGGGCGCGAACAGGTCATGCACTCCACCCACCTCCAGTTCCACTCGTATGGCGGAACCGGCTGGGGCGACTTCGAGTCCAAGGCAAAGGAAGTCATGGACTATGTCAACAAGAACAAGGCACTTACGGTCGATACCGGTAACGTCACGTTTGACGAGACCACCACGATGACTGCGGATGGCCCGTTCGAGCACCACCTCCAGGGTCTCAACCACCTCAAGTGGTGCAATGTGGATGTCGAGATGGAGACCGCTGCCGGTGTCGTCCCCTACGTGTACGACCCGAACATCAAGGTCTGCGACATCCAGTGGGCAATCGGTCTTGAACTTGCACTCTATGCCAAGGACATGAACCGGATCTTTATCACCACCGATCACCCGAATGCAGGTCCGTTCACCCGGTACCCCCGCGTCATGAAGTGGCTGATGTCCAAGAAGTCCCGTGAGGCAGTAATTGACTCGTTCAAGCACAAGGACAAAGTCATAGCCGCCACCACCCTCCACCAGATAGACCGCGAACTCACCCTCTTTGAGATCGCCCAGATGACCCGCTCCGGCCCGGCAAAAAGCCTCGGTCTTGGCAACATCTACGGCGGCCTTGCCCCCGGTATGAGCGCAGATGTTTCGGTGTTTAATCTCAACTACAAGAACATGCCCAGCGACCCCGATATGATCGAGAAGGCATTCCAGCGGGCTGCCTGTTTCATCAAGTCCGGTGAAGTTGTTGTCATGGATGGCGAAGTCGTCAGCAATGGTCACAAGAAGACCGTCTGGGTCAATGTCAACATGCCCGAAAACCCGCAGGTGATGCGTGACATCACCCAGTCCTTTACCAAGGACTACACGGTCCAGCTCGAGAACTACCCGGTCAAGGACTACCTTGCCCCGCACCCGTTCGTCATCAATGTCGATGTGGAGGCCTGATCGATCATGGCAACCGTTACCTTAAAACCCACCAAGATCCCCGAGCTCATGTTCGAGGGCTATAGCATCACCCCTGACGCATTTGCAGGAAAGACTGCTGCACAGATTACAGCACTTCCCGGCCACGAAGGGAAGATCCACGTCACCATCGGGGACTACTTTACCGTCAGCGGTGACGCAGGCGCAACCGCAGCAGACACCGACATCATGATTGCCGGTGACTGCTCACGGGTAAAATACCTGGGCTCCAAGATGACTGCAGGAACCGTGACCGTCAACGGCAATGCCGACATGTATGTCGGCGGCTGGATGAAGGGCGGCAAGATCCACATCAAGGGGAACATGGATTCCTTCTGCGGGATTCAGATGGAAGGAGGCGAGCTCCTCTGCGATGGCAATGCCGGAAACCATGTCGGCTGCGCCTACCGCGGTGACTGGAGAGGCATGAAGGGCGGCACGATCCGGATCAAGGGTAATGCCGGCAACGATATCGGGACCTTCATGCTCGGCGGCACCATCATCATCGAGAAGAACGCGTTCATCCATGTCTCCACCCATGCCGAGGGAGGCACCGTCATCATCAAGGGCGATGTTGAAGGCCGTGTCGGTGGCCAGATGGTCAAGGGCGACATGTATGTGCTCGGGCAGATCAAGTTCATGATGCCCGGTTACAAGAAGATCGATACCGTTGAGAAAGAAGTTGACGGTGTCAAGGCGACTTTCGATCACTACATCGGCGACCTCGGGGAGCGCCACGGCAAGAGCAAGGGCCAGAT
The sequence above is drawn from the Methanomicrobiales archaeon HGW-Methanomicrobiales-1 genome and encodes:
- a CDS encoding formylmethanofuran dehydrogenase subunit C codes for the protein MATVTLKPTKIPELMFEGYSITPDAFAGKTAAQITALPGHEGKIHVTIGDYFTVSGDAGATAADTDIMIAGDCSRVKYLGSKMTAGTVTVNGNADMYVGGWMKGGKIHIKGNMDSFCGIQMEGGELLCDGNAGNHVGCAYRGDWRGMKGGTIRIKGNAGNDIGTFMLGGTIIIEKNAFIHVSTHAEGGTVIIKGDVEGRVGGQMVKGDMYVLGQIKFMMPGYKKIDTVEKEVDGVKATFDHYIGDLGERHGKSKGQIVYANLYLKAVA
- a CDS encoding formylmethanofuran dehydrogenase subunit A, which translates into the protein MAEIIVKGGFVIDPTRKIDGDVGDIAIKDGKIVDKVSSSAKVIDAKGKVVMAGGVDIHAHVAGPKVNVGRLFRPEDKLLSGFCRSTMAQKNGYRMESGFSIPSTFKTGYDYARMGYGFVMEAAMPPIHSPHVHEEIHDTPIIDEAALPVFGNNWFVMDYLKKGEVENTASYIAWLLKATKGYGVKVVNPGGTAAWGWGLNCVSLDDPVPYFEVTPREIIKGLLEANEYLGLPHSMHMHQNDLGNPGNYKGTIESLKISEGVKPKNKFGREQVMHSTHLQFHSYGGTGWGDFESKAKEVMDYVNKNKALTVDTGNVTFDETTTMTADGPFEHHLQGLNHLKWCNVDVEMETAAGVVPYVYDPNIKVCDIQWAIGLELALYAKDMNRIFITTDHPNAGPFTRYPRVMKWLMSKKSREAVIDSFKHKDKVIAATTLHQIDRELTLFEIAQMTRSGPAKSLGLGNIYGGLAPGMSADVSVFNLNYKNMPSDPDMIEKAFQRAACFIKSGEVVVMDGEVVSNGHKKTVWVNVNMPENPQVMRDITQSFTKDYTVQLENYPVKDYLAPHPFVINVDVEA